The following are from one region of the Candidatus Zixiibacteriota bacterium genome:
- a CDS encoding cytochrome c biogenesis protein, protein MTILKILLFVYMAVMIVFSFTTPPPMSGSGIDDVAYITVSVFNGGPSIMPVDGSKDLNGNGILDITDLVAFKFSTGPSWAPASRIFYYHVPFAFVSFIAFAHAMVQSILYLKRKDPIADSKAAMAAGLGLMFCFAATVSGSIFAKVAWSTYWNWDPRQTSILILLVIYGAYFALRQSIAQPERRASFSAVYSILAFVTVPFFGFIVPRVYQS, encoded by the coding sequence ATGACCATTTTGAAAATCTTGCTGTTCGTTTATATGGCGGTAATGATCGTCTTTAGTTTTACAACTCCGCCGCCCATGTCGGGCTCTGGCATTGATGACGTCGCCTACATAACTGTATCTGTGTTCAACGGTGGGCCGTCTATTATGCCGGTGGATGGTTCAAAAGACCTAAATGGGAATGGTATTCTGGATATCACGGATCTGGTAGCTTTCAAGTTTTCAACTGGTCCGTCATGGGCACCTGCATCAAGGATATTCTACTATCATGTTCCGTTCGCATTCGTGTCGTTTATCGCGTTTGCTCATGCTATGGTGCAGAGCATCCTGTATTTGAAGAGAAAGGATCCCATCGCAGACAGCAAGGCCGCCATGGCCGCCGGGCTCGGATTGATGTTTTGCTTCGCTGCGACTGTCTCCGGCTCTATTTTTGCCAAAGTTGCATGGAGCACATATTGGAACTGGGACCCGAGGCAGACCTCGATTCTTATTCTGCTTGTGATTTACGGGGCGTATTTCGCTCTGCGGCAGTCGATTGCCCAGCCCGAAAGGCGAGCCTCGTTCTCAGCGGTATATTCGATACTTGCCTTCGTCACCGTGCCGTTTTTTGGATTTATCGTTCCACGAGTATATCAATCG